A window of the Scandinavium goeteborgense genome harbors these coding sequences:
- the pfkA gene encoding 6-phosphofructokinase — MIKKIGVLTSGGDAPGMNAAIRGVVRAALSEGLEIFGIYDGYLGLYEDRMVQLDRYSVSDMINRGGTFLGSARFPEFREEHVREVAIENMKKRGLDALVVIGGDGSYMGAKRLTEMGFPCIGLPGTIDNDIKGTDYTIGYFTALGTVVEAIDRLRDTSSSHQRISIVEVMGRYCGDLTLAAAIAGGCEFVVVPEVEFSRDDLVNEIKAGIAKGKKHAIVAITEHMCDIDELAKYIETETKRETRATVLGHIQRGGSPVPYDRILASRMGAYAIDLLLEGFGGRCVGIQNEKLVHHDIIDAIENMKRPFKTELLDCAKKLY; from the coding sequence ATGATTAAGAAAATCGGTGTGTTGACAAGCGGCGGTGATGCCCCGGGCATGAACGCAGCCATCCGTGGTGTTGTGCGTGCGGCGCTTTCAGAAGGTCTGGAAATTTTTGGTATCTATGACGGCTACCTCGGTCTGTATGAAGATCGCATGGTCCAGCTCGACCGTTACAGCGTATCTGACATGATTAACCGCGGCGGCACCTTCCTCGGTTCTGCGCGCTTCCCGGAATTCCGCGAAGAGCACGTCCGTGAAGTTGCTATCGAAAACATGAAAAAACGCGGCCTCGACGCGTTAGTGGTTATCGGCGGTGACGGCTCCTATATGGGTGCGAAGCGTCTGACCGAAATGGGCTTCCCATGCATCGGCCTGCCGGGCACCATCGATAACGACATCAAAGGCACCGACTACACCATCGGTTACTTCACCGCGCTGGGCACTGTGGTTGAAGCGATTGACCGTCTGCGCGACACCTCTTCCTCACACCAGCGTATCTCCATCGTTGAAGTGATGGGCCGCTACTGTGGCGATCTGACCCTGGCAGCAGCCATTGCCGGTGGCTGTGAGTTTGTTGTGGTTCCGGAAGTGGAATTTAGCCGCGACGACCTGGTGAATGAAATTAAAGCCGGTATCGCCAAAGGTAAGAAACACGCGATTGTCGCCATCACCGAACACATGTGTGATATCGACGAGCTGGCGAAATACATCGAAACCGAAACCAAACGCGAAACCCGTGCGACCGTCCTCGGTCACATTCAGCGCGGCGGTTCCCCGGTGCCTTACGACCGTATCCTCGCTTCCCGCATGGGCGCGTATGCGATTGATCTGCTGCTGGAAGGCTTCGGCGGTCGTTGTGTCGGTATCCAGAACGAGAAACTGGTTCACCATGACATCATCGATGCTATCGAAAACATGAAGCGTCCATTCAAAACCGAACTGCTGGACTGCGCGAAAAAGCTCTACTAA
- the fieF gene encoding CDF family cation-efflux transporter FieF (FieF, a metal efflux transporter, is a member of the CDF (cation diffusion facilitator) family of transporters.), which translates to MNQTYGRLVNRAAIAATVMASALLLIKIFAWWYTGSVSILAALVDSLVDIAASLTNLLVVRYSLQPADEEHTFGHGKAESLAALAQSMFISGSALFLFLTGIQHVITPEPMREPGVGMVVTVIALISTMILVTFQRWVVRKTQSQAVRADMLHYQSDVMMNGAILVALALSWYGWHRADALFALGIGIYILYCAIRMGHEAVQSLLDRALPDEERQDIINIVSAWPGVSGAHDLRTRQSGPTRFIQIHLEMEDNLPLVQAHLVAEQVEQALLLRFPGSDVIIHQDPCSVVPLGRQGFLDIRNSL; encoded by the coding sequence ATGAATCAAACCTATGGCCGTCTGGTCAACCGGGCGGCGATTGCCGCAACGGTAATGGCTTCGGCATTACTTTTGATCAAGATTTTTGCGTGGTGGTACACCGGGTCCGTCAGTATTCTGGCGGCGCTGGTGGATTCGTTGGTGGATATCGCCGCCTCGCTGACTAACCTGTTGGTGGTGCGCTATTCGCTGCAGCCTGCCGATGAAGAGCATACTTTTGGTCACGGCAAGGCGGAATCTCTCGCGGCGCTGGCGCAGAGTATGTTTATTTCCGGCTCGGCGCTGTTCCTATTTTTGACCGGTATTCAGCATGTCATCACTCCTGAACCGATGCGCGAACCAGGCGTCGGGATGGTGGTGACGGTCATCGCGCTCATCAGCACAATGATTCTGGTGACCTTCCAGCGCTGGGTGGTACGTAAGACGCAAAGCCAGGCAGTGCGCGCCGATATGCTTCATTATCAGTCTGATGTTATGATGAACGGAGCCATTCTGGTGGCGCTTGCGCTGTCGTGGTACGGCTGGCACCGCGCCGATGCATTGTTTGCATTGGGAATTGGCATCTATATTTTATATTGTGCAATACGCATGGGGCATGAAGCCGTACAGTCGCTACTGGACAGAGCGCTCCCCGATGAAGAACGTCAAGATATCATTAACATCGTGAGCGCCTGGCCTGGCGTCAGCGGTGCGCATGACCTTCGTACGCGGCAGTCAGGGCCGACCCGCTTTATTCAGATTCATTTGGAAATGGAAGATAACCTGCCGTTGGTTCAGGCGCATTTAGTGGCTGAACAGGTTGAGCAGGCGTTATTGCTTCGCTTTCCGGGTTCTGATGTCATTATTCATCAGGATCCGTGCTCGGTTGTCCCTTTGGGGCGACAGGGCTTTTTAGACATTCGTAATTCGTTGTAA
- the cpxP gene encoding cell-envelope stress modulator CpxP, which yields MRNVIAAVMASTLALSANSQAAEVVTSVNWTSNDGPTQSSHQGHMFDGISLTEYQRQQMRDLMQQARRQQPPVNVSEMETMHKLVTADKFDEIAVQAQAEKMAQEQVVRQVEMARVRNQMFRLLTPEQQAILNERHQQRMDQLREVAQMQQGSKSTLFSSSSNTRSNQ from the coding sequence ATGCGCAATGTTATCGCTGCCGTCATGGCCTCAACGCTGGCGCTAAGTGCGAATAGCCAGGCTGCTGAAGTCGTCACCAGCGTTAACTGGACCTCAAATGACGGGCCGACGCAGAGCAGTCATCAGGGCCATATGTTTGACGGCATAAGTTTAACCGAATATCAGCGTCAACAGATGCGTGATCTGATGCAACAGGCTCGGCGACAGCAGCCCCCTGTTAATGTTAGCGAAATGGAGACAATGCATAAGCTTGTCACCGCAGATAAATTTGATGAAATCGCTGTGCAGGCACAGGCAGAGAAAATGGCGCAGGAGCAGGTTGTCCGCCAGGTCGAAATGGCCCGGGTTCGCAACCAGATGTTTCGCCTGTTAACGCCGGAGCAGCAAGCGATTTTAAATGAACGACACCAGCAACGAATGGATCAGTTGCGGGAGGTTGCACAGATGCAGCAAGGCTCGAAGTCGACGCTGTTTAGTAGCAGTAGCAATACCCGTAGTAACCAGTAA
- the cpxR gene encoding envelope stress response regulator transcription factor CpxR: protein MNKILLVDDDRELTSLLKELLDMEGFNVLVAHDGEQALALLDDSIDLLLLDVMMPKKNGIDTLKELRQTHQTPVIMLTARGSELDRVLGLELGADDYLPKPFNDRELVARIRAILRRSHWSEQQQTSDTSSPNLEVDSLSLNPGRQEASFDGTTLELTGTEFTLLYLLAQHLGQVVSREHLSQEVLGKRLTPFDRAIDMHISNLRRKLPERKDGHPWFKTLRGRGYLMVSAS from the coding sequence ATGAATAAAATCCTGTTAGTTGATGATGACCGGGAGCTCACCTCCCTGTTAAAGGAGCTGCTCGACATGGAAGGCTTCAATGTGCTGGTTGCCCACGATGGGGAACAGGCACTGGCGCTTTTGGATGACAGCATCGACCTGCTTTTGCTCGACGTAATGATGCCGAAGAAGAATGGCATTGATACCCTTAAAGAGCTGCGACAGACACACCAGACACCGGTCATTATGCTGACCGCACGCGGCAGCGAACTCGATCGTGTACTCGGCCTTGAGTTGGGCGCGGACGACTATCTGCCAAAGCCGTTTAATGACCGTGAACTGGTCGCCCGTATCCGCGCCATTCTGCGTCGTTCCCACTGGAGCGAACAGCAGCAAACCAGCGACACCAGTTCACCGAACTTAGAAGTCGATTCCCTGAGCCTTAATCCGGGCCGTCAGGAAGCAAGCTTCGATGGCACCACGCTGGAACTGACTGGCACCGAGTTCACGCTGCTTTACCTGCTGGCGCAACATCTCGGCCAGGTGGTTTCCCGTGAACATCTGAGCCAGGAAGTGCTGGGCAAACGCTTAACCCCGTTTGACCGCGCTATCGATATGCATATTTCCAACCTGCGCCGTAAATTGCCAGAGCGGAAAGATGGTCATCCATGGTTTAAAACCTTACGTGGCCGCGGCTATCTGATGGTGTCCGCTTCATGA